One genomic region from Scomber scombrus chromosome 19, fScoSco1.1, whole genome shotgun sequence encodes:
- the htr1b gene encoding 5-hydroxytryptamine receptor 1B, translated as MELSGQVEPTQPVNTTNYSLIADASTVDGSAENLAYHISLALILSVFTLATTLSNAFVIATISQSKKLQTPANFLIASLAITDLLVSILVMPICVLYTVFHTWTLGQIVCDIWLSSDITCCTASILHLCVIALDRYWAITDAVEYSKKRTPGRAAGMVATAWVIAISISLPPLFWRQVKADELTSCSVNTDHIFYTIYSTFGAFYIPTLLLIVLYGRIYVEARKRILKQSSKKVGKRLTSAHLVTNSPGSVASTGSLRCNRHDTPSSDTGSSTSENQVKVTVSDALLEKKRISAARERKATKTLGIILGAYIVCWLPFFIYTLVVATCDTCFLPELFDFFTWLGYLNSLINPIIYTMSNEDFKKAFHKLVRFRCCRS; from the coding sequence ATGGAGCTCTCCGGTCAAGTCGAGCCGACTCAACCGGTGAACACCACAAACTACAGTTTGATTGCAGATGCTTCCACGGTGGATGGCAGCGCAGAGAATCTCGCCTACCATATCAGTCTAGCGTTGATTCTCTCTGTTTTCACGCTCGCTACCACTTTATCCAACGCGTTCGTCATCGCCACAATCTCCCAATCGAAGAAATTGCAAACTCCTGCCAACTTTTTGATCGCCTCTCTGGCCATCACCGACCTGCTGGTGTCCATTTTGGTGATGCCCATCTGCGTCCTGTACACAGTCTTCCACACCTGGACGCTCGGGCAAATTGTGTGCGACATTTGGCTTTCCTCGGACATAACGTGTTGTACGGCCTCCATCCTCCACCTGTGCGTAATAGCACTGGATAGGTACTGGGCCATCACGGACGCGGTTGAGTACTCCAAAAAGCGCACGCCGGGACGCGCAGCCGGGATGGTGGCCACAGCCTGGGTCATCGCCATCTCCATCTCCCTGCCGCCTCTCTTCTGGAGGCAGGTGAAGGCGGATGAGCTGACCAGTTGCAGTGTCAACACGGATCATATTTTCTACACCATCTACTCCACCTTTGGGGCATTCTACATCCCCACCTTGTTGCTTATTGTCCTCTACGGGCGGATATATGTCGAGGCTCGGAAGCGGATCCTCAAGCAGTCCTCCAAGAAAGTGGGGAAGAGACTCACCTCTGCGCACTTGGTCACCAACTCCCCCGGATCCGTGGCGTCCACCGGCTCTCTGCGGTGCAACAGACACGACACTCCTTCAAGCGACACCGGGTCCTCAACAAGCGAAAACCAGGTGAAGGTGACGGTATCGGACGCGCTTTTGGAGAAGAAACGAATTTCAgcagccagagagagaaaagccaCAAAAACACTGGGGATAATCCTCGGCGCTTATATCGTCTGCTGGCTGCCGTTTTTCATATACACACTGGTGGTAGCCACATGTGACACATGTTTCCTCCCCGagttatttgactttttcaccTGGCTGGGATATCTGAACTCCCTCATCAACCCGATCATATACACAATGTCTAATGAGGACTTCAAGAAAGCTTTCCATAAACTTGTACGCTTCCGATGCTGCAGGTCCTGA